CAAGATCCTAGAAATGGTGACGTGAAATGCCAGGGGTGGCTGGTCCAACATTTCTAAGTAGCCCATACTTCCCTATCTCAGTAAAGAATCTTGTCCTTTTTTGAGCCAGGAACTCTCTTATCGCTCATCCAGGGTGATGTCctgaaaacatatattcacaGCCATAATACAGACCCTTACAGGCAGATGGATGTACCAAAAAAACAGACTCAGGCCTTCCTCAAGCAGTGCCCCACCTGGGCTCACCTTCAGGAACCGATTCTCAGCATCCACTCTCCCCATCACAAGGGGGAAGCTGGAGCCTCTCTCCACCAAGTGAATTATTTCCCCTCCATCAGGTAAAGGGCCCCTGAGGACTCCATCTACAGCAAAacccagggaggaggcagagaaacacACAAACCACAGTGACCTTCATGTGTGCAAAGTAtagttgttaaaaacaaaacaacagaaacagaataaagaggCGTGGCCTCTGTGGGGCAGTGCCTAAGCAGAGCTCCACATACTTAGACCTGGGGAGGAAGGGATCTATGCTCCAACAGGTCTAGGgctggcaggcagggagggaggtggggtcTCATGTGTTGGCCCTCATGGCAAAGAATGGAGATCTGGTAGAGCCAATGGAGGGCTGGAGAAAGCCTGATCAAGATGCAGCTGTGGCCTCAGCCCCCTCCTCCGAGTCCCACACCTCTGACTGCAGGTAATCAGCAAAGAGAGCCCTGGCCCGGCGCAGGACACGCCCCAGGTGGTGTTTTCGCACGAGGCGGTCAAAGTGCATGGCCAGCTCGTTATAATCCAGCCCATTGCGCATGATGTGGTCGCGGTGCTCCAGCAGGATGGCCAGGCAGAGGAACAGCATGAATGGGTTCCCCCGGCCAAActcctggggtgggggcaggcccATTGGTGGTACAGGTGGCAGGGACTTTCCAGGGTCTTTCGGGGAGCCTACCTCTCGCATCAAGGGGGATCCTACAGCCATATCACCAGTGGGAGAGGGCTCCTGGGTGGATGGTGGAGATGAGGAAGATGGGGAATCAGGGTGGGAAAAGGAGGAGAGCAGTGGGTCTGGGGAGTTCAATAAAGGCTCGGAGAGGGACTTGGAGCTGATAAGGGCAGCTGGGTGGGGCAGCTGGACCAGAGGGTCCCTCCTGGAGCCCATGTTATCCCTGAGTTGCTGGAGGCCATCCAAGCTGGCCTGTCTCAGGAGACGCCCCCCACCACCAGGCCCCTGACTGGCTGTGGCCAGGTGGTCAACAGCATCTTCAAAGGTACTACCTCCTCCACCAGCAGGCCTCAGCATGTGCCTCTGTCGCACGGGCCACCCCCTGTGGCCACCAAAACCAGTGTCTGCCACTTGGCTGGGGGGTCCAACCAGCTCTACCTCATGTTCAGGAGGATCAGGGGGCAGCGAACTCCAGGTGACCTCAAGCATGCGGAGGGCGTCATCAAAGGCAAACTCACGCTTGAGCTCCAGCAGCAGCCAGCGGTAACAGAAGAAGAGGTCATCAGCACCTGCCTCTTGCAGGTATTGGTAAAAGTCAGGGTCAGCGTGTCGCAGCAACAGCTTCAAGTGTGCAAACTTGGTGGCCATGGCGCGGCCGTCAGGGTGGAAGTTGGCGGCCAGGCGCTTCATGATGCCACAAAAGCAAACAAAGGCATGGCCCTCATGGTCCATGACGGCAAGGATGGGTGAGGCAAGGTCACTCATGCCCTGGCAGTAGGACACCTGTGGGTGGGTAACGGCATAAGTGGTGAGCAGGTCGTGCAGCGCCCGTAGATGTGGGCCATCCTCAGGCCCCGCATAGTAGGGGTGGGCCCGGTCAGTGCGCAGTACATCCTTGAGGACTGTGCTGCGGATGAACTCCAGGTCCTCAGGGCTCGCTCGCTGGGCCCACTCGCTCTTGAGCTGCTCATACTCGCGGCTCTTGCGTTTCATGTAGTCCATCCGCTCTCGGCCTGTCAGTCCATCTGGATACACGTTCAGCAGGTACCGCCACACCACCTGGCCAGGGGTGAAAGGGATGAGGCTGGAATTCTCCAGATGAGCCACACCCCAGTGTCTATCAGTcgccacccacccaccctccttGGGCCTCTGTCTTCCTTCTGATAAGTCTGCTAGGCCTCCAACTGCTCACCCCTCCCTAAAGAGAGCTTCATGCCCTGGAACATCTCCACCCTCGCCCACAGCAGTGTGGCTGACTGCATGTGTCTCAGGAGCTGTTAATGAGTGCAGCAGTGATGGACTCAACAGATGACTGAGGATGCTCACCTTTCGCAGCGAGGGCTCCACACCGCCATGATAGATCCGCAGGCGCAATTCCTCGGGTCGGGAGAGTTGGCCCTCGTGGTTCAGGTACGTGTGAAACTCAGCATCGCTCAGGGGTGGCTTGAAGGGCTTGACATCTTCCCCATACGACCAGCTCAGCACTTGTTGGACCTTAGACAAGGTACGGCCCACCtatgagaaggaaggagggatcaACTGCGTGGAATAAGGGCAGATGCCAGCCAGCATTCTGAGAACCAGGGTGCCAGGTAGGCTCTGCCCTCCAACCACAGCTGGGTCCCCAGGGTCCCTGAAAACACCTGAGTGAGGATGGACTGTGTAAAGGGCAGG
The sequence above is drawn from the Theropithecus gelada isolate Dixy chromosome X, Tgel_1.0, whole genome shotgun sequence genome and encodes:
- the TBC1D25 gene encoding TBC1 domain family member 25 isoform X4, whose product is MLGTGQWATHLYSGYLAFVWKKNFGISYLGRDRLGQEVYLSLLSDWDLSTAFATASKPYLQLRVDIRPSEDSPLLEDWDIISPKDVIGSDVLLAEKRSSLTTAALPFTQSILTQVGRTLSKVQQVLSWSYGEDVKPFKPPLSDAEFHTYLNHEGQLSRPEELRLRIYHGGVEPSLRKVVWRYLLNVYPDGLTGRERMDYMKRKSREYEQLKSEWAQRASPEDLEFIRSTVLKDVLRTDRAHPYYAGPEDGPHLRALHDLLTTYAVTHPQVSYCQGMSDLASPILAVMDHEGHAFVCFCGIMKRLAANFHPDGRAMATKFAHLKLLLRHADPDFYQYLQEAGADDLFFCYRWLLLELKREFAFDDALRMLEVTWSSLPPDPPEHEVELVGPPSQVADTGFGGHRGWPVRQRHMLRPAGGGGSTFEDAVDHLATASQGPGGGGRLLRQASLDGLQQLRDNMGSRRDPLVQLPHPAALISSKSLSEPLLNSPDPLLSSFSHPDSPSSSSPPSTQEPSPTGDMAVGSPLMREVGSPKDPGKSLPPVPPMGLPPPQEFGRGNPFMLFLCLAILLEHRDHIMRNGLDYNELAMHFDRLVRKHHLGRVLRRARALFADYLQSEVWDSEEGAEATAAS
- the TBC1D25 gene encoding TBC1 domain family member 25 isoform X3 yields the protein MATASGASDLSGSGAPPPGVGAQAAAAAEEEEREVVRVRVKKCESFLPPEFRSFAVDPQITSLDVLQHILIRAFDLSGKKNFGISYLGRDRLGQEVYLSLLSDWDLSTAFATASKPYLQLRVDIRPSEDSPLLEDWDIISPKDVIGSDVLLAEKRSSLTTAALPFTQSILTQVGRTLSKVQQVLSWSYGEDVKPFKPPLSDAEFHTYLNHEGQLSRPEELRLRIYHGGVEPSLRKVVWRYLLNVYPDGLTGRERMDYMKRKSREYEQLKSEWAQRASPEDLEFIRSTVLKDVLRTDRAHPYYAGPEDGPHLRALHDLLTTYAVTHPQVSYCQGMSDLASPILAVMDHEGHAFVCFCGIMKRLAANFHPDGRAMATKFAHLKLLLRHADPDFYQYLQEAGADDLFFCYRWLLLELKREFAFDDALRMLEVTWSSLPPDPPEHEVELVGPPSQVADTGFGGHRGWPVRQRHMLRPAGGGGSTFEDAVDHLATASQGPGGGGRLLRQASLDGLQQLRDNMGSRRDPLVQLPHPAALISSKSLSEPLLNSPDPLLSSFSHPDSPSSSSPPSTQEPSPTGDMAVGSPLMREVGSPKDPGKSLPPVPPMGLPPPQEFGRGNPFMLFLCLAILLEHRDHIMRNGLDYNELAMHFDRLVRKHHLGRVLRRARALFADYLQSEVWDSEEGAEATAAS
- the TBC1D25 gene encoding TBC1 domain family member 25 isoform X1, coding for MATASGASDLSGSGAPPPGVGAQAAAAAEEEEREVVRVRVKHGDEAPGGLPHVFSPQKCESFLPPEFRSFAVDPQITSLDVLQHILIRAFDLSGKKNFGISYLGRDRLGQEVYLSLLSDWDLSTAFATASKPYLQLRVDIRPSEDSPLLEDWDIISPKDVIGSDVLLAEKRSSLTTAALPFTQSILTQVGRTLSKVQQVLSWSYGEDVKPFKPPLSDAEFHTYLNHEGQLSRPEELRLRIYHGGVEPSLRKVVWRYLLNVYPDGLTGRERMDYMKRKSREYEQLKSEWAQRASPEDLEFIRSTVLKDVLRTDRAHPYYAGPEDGPHLRALHDLLTTYAVTHPQVSYCQGMSDLASPILAVMDHEGHAFVCFCGIMKRLAANFHPDGRAMATKFAHLKLLLRHADPDFYQYLQEAGADDLFFCYRWLLLELKREFAFDDALRMLEVTWSSLPPDPPEHEVELVGPPSQVADTGFGGHRGWPVRQRHMLRPAGGGGSTFEDAVDHLATASQGPGGGGRLLRQASLDGLQQLRDNMGSRRDPLVQLPHPAALISSKSLSEPLLNSPDPLLSSFSHPDSPSSSSPPSTQEPSPTGDMAVGSPLMREVGSPKDPGKSLPPVPPMGLPPPQEFGRGNPFMLFLCLAILLEHRDHIMRNGLDYNELAMHFDRLVRKHHLGRVLRRARALFADYLQSEVWDSEEGAEATAAS
- the TBC1D25 gene encoding TBC1 domain family member 25 isoform X2, yielding MATASGASDLSGSGAPPPGVGAQAAAAAEEEEREVVRVRVKVRLAGESKCESFLPPEFRSFAVDPQITSLDVLQHILIRAFDLSGKKNFGISYLGRDRLGQEVYLSLLSDWDLSTAFATASKPYLQLRVDIRPSEDSPLLEDWDIISPKDVIGSDVLLAEKRSSLTTAALPFTQSILTQVGRTLSKVQQVLSWSYGEDVKPFKPPLSDAEFHTYLNHEGQLSRPEELRLRIYHGGVEPSLRKVVWRYLLNVYPDGLTGRERMDYMKRKSREYEQLKSEWAQRASPEDLEFIRSTVLKDVLRTDRAHPYYAGPEDGPHLRALHDLLTTYAVTHPQVSYCQGMSDLASPILAVMDHEGHAFVCFCGIMKRLAANFHPDGRAMATKFAHLKLLLRHADPDFYQYLQEAGADDLFFCYRWLLLELKREFAFDDALRMLEVTWSSLPPDPPEHEVELVGPPSQVADTGFGGHRGWPVRQRHMLRPAGGGGSTFEDAVDHLATASQGPGGGGRLLRQASLDGLQQLRDNMGSRRDPLVQLPHPAALISSKSLSEPLLNSPDPLLSSFSHPDSPSSSSPPSTQEPSPTGDMAVGSPLMREVGSPKDPGKSLPPVPPMGLPPPQEFGRGNPFMLFLCLAILLEHRDHIMRNGLDYNELAMHFDRLVRKHHLGRVLRRARALFADYLQSEVWDSEEGAEATAAS